A DNA window from Syngnathus typhle isolate RoL2023-S1 ecotype Sweden linkage group LG2, RoL_Styp_1.0, whole genome shotgun sequence contains the following coding sequences:
- the gbx2 gene encoding homeobox protein GBX-2: MSATSSPPFVVMQRPLGSSSAFSIDSLIGGPPQPSPGHFVYTGYPMFMPYRSVMLQPPPPPPPPPASLQPAGHPQHPHSHMPALQGGFCSSLALTSTLMASLPGGFSPSQQHQDAGRKHAEDAKSLASMPAKEDADTSVQAAAARGHASPHESKEDDCARRDESFSMDSDADYSSDDNMMSSAAAGLDDSLHLHGSAGSGSGPPGGGGGGVGAGGGGGKNRRRRTAFTSEQLLELEKEFHCKKYLSLTERSQIAHALKLSEVQVKIWFQNRRAKWKRVKAGNVNNKSGEPSRNPKIVVPIPVHVSRFAIRSQHQQLEQSRP, encoded by the exons ATGAGTGCGACGTCTAGCCCGCCGTTCGTGGTGATGCAGCGGCCACTCGGAAGCAGCTCCGCCTTCAGCATCGACTCTCTCATCGGGGGGCCTCCGCAGCCCAGCCCGGGACACTTCGTGTACACGGGCTACCCCATGTTCATGCCGTACCGCTCGGTGATGCTGCAACCGCCGCCCCCTCCGCCTCCGCCGCCCGCTTCCCTGCAGCCGGCTGGACATCCCCAGCACCCGCACTCGCACATGCCGGCGCTGCAAGGCGGCTTCTGCTCCAGCCTGGCTCTCACCTCCACGCTCATGGCCTCGCTTCCCGGAGGATTTTCCCCAAGCCAGCAGCACCAGGACGCGGGCCGGAAGCACGCTGAGGACGCCAAGAGTTTGGCTTCGATGCCGGCCAAAGAAGACGCGGATACGTCGGTGCAAGCGGCCGCAG CGCGAGGACACGCGAGTCCGCACGAGTCCAAAGAGGACGATTGCGCGCGCAGAGACGAGAGCTTCTCTATGGACAGCGACGCGGACTACAGCTCGGACGACAACATGATGAGCTCCGCGGCGGCCGGGCTGGACGACAGCCTGCACCTCCACGGTTCGGCCGGGTCCGGCTCGGGCCCACCGGGAGGTGGTGGAGGGGGAGTAGGAGCTGGCGGCGGCGGGGGTAAGAACCGGAGGCGGCGGACCGCGTTCACCAGCGAGCAGCTGCTGGAGCTGGAGAAGGAGTTCCACTGCAAAAAGTACCTGTCGCTCACCGAGCGCTCCCAGATTGCGCATGCGCTCAAGCTGAGCGAGGTGCAGGTCAAGATCTGGTTTCAGAACCGGCGCGCCAAATGGAAACGGGTCAAAGCTGGCAACGTCAACAACAAGTCCGGGGAACCGTCGCGGAACCCCAAGATCGTAGTTCCCATCCCGGTGCACGTCAGCCGCTTCGCAATAAGAAGtcagcaccagcagctggagcagAGCCGACCCTAG